In Desulfovibrio inopinatus DSM 10711, the following proteins share a genomic window:
- a CDS encoding amidohydrolase family protein — MLLADGFYRIPRLVTMHGEDRLREDMGCIVHAGRFTDVGPYAELARHTFKPVELSNDIYGPAFINSHCHLELSFLRGQAPRGLGFEGWVAWLIQQKPASPEELDVHLDTVLSQAKESGTVSFADITSRAVEHVAAAIARNTLDATLFYEFFGFTPPPETPFSFPARFHALTSRYDSVRLAPAGHALYSTHPETLRRAKAYANAAGLPFSLHLAEHPGEIETLATGRGAFADMLRVRVIPKDFTPPGMSPVAYADSLGLLDANTLVVHAVHVDNRDLTLLQARRVTVCLCPRSNAYIGVGEAPVRQYLDHGLPLCVGTDSLASNDDLDIGQELSALEHLAGRALTPQEAFTIGSTTPARLLAPQFGCIASSQMAAVASIKTHTA; from the coding sequence ATGCTGCTTGCCGACGGTTTTTACCGAATCCCCCGACTCGTCACCATGCATGGAGAAGACCGTCTTCGTGAAGATATGGGCTGCATTGTCCATGCTGGTCGATTCACCGATGTGGGGCCGTACGCAGAGCTTGCGCGGCATACCTTCAAGCCTGTCGAACTCTCGAACGATATTTACGGACCGGCATTCATCAACAGTCATTGCCATCTCGAACTGTCGTTTCTTCGTGGCCAGGCTCCGCGCGGGCTTGGATTTGAGGGATGGGTTGCCTGGCTGATCCAACAAAAACCGGCTTCCCCTGAAGAACTTGATGTCCATCTGGACACGGTATTGAGCCAGGCGAAAGAGAGCGGAACCGTCTCATTTGCCGATATTACAAGTCGCGCTGTCGAACACGTTGCCGCCGCAATTGCGCGAAATACCCTGGATGCAACGCTGTTCTATGAATTTTTCGGATTTACACCGCCGCCCGAAACCCCTTTCTCTTTTCCGGCTCGTTTTCATGCGCTTACTTCCCGATATGATTCGGTGCGTCTTGCACCAGCCGGGCATGCTCTCTACTCTACCCATCCCGAGACACTGCGCCGAGCCAAAGCCTACGCCAATGCTGCCGGCCTTCCTTTCAGCTTGCATTTAGCAGAACATCCAGGCGAAATCGAAACACTGGCCACAGGACGTGGCGCGTTCGCCGACATGCTGCGGGTCCGGGTTATCCCCAAAGATTTTACGCCACCGGGGATGTCTCCGGTCGCTTATGCCGACAGTCTCGGACTCCTCGACGCCAACACCCTTGTCGTTCATGCTGTGCATGTCGATAATCGCGACCTTACCCTGTTACAGGCGCGCCGCGTCACGGTCTGTTTGTGTCCACGGTCCAATGCGTATATCGGCGTCGGAGAGGCCCCGGTTCGACAGTATCTTGACCACGGACTCCCGCTCTGTGTGGGAACGGACAGTCTCGCCTCCAATGATGATCTCGATATTGGCCAGGAACTCAGTGCTCTCGAACATCTCGCAGGCCGCGCTTTGACACCACAGGAGGCATTCACTATCGGATCGACAACCCCGGCGCGACTTCTCGCGCCTCAATTCGGGTGTATTGCTTCCAGCCAGATGGCCGCCGTCGCCTCGATTAAAACACACACGGCCTGA
- a CDS encoding elongator complex protein 3, protein MPEREKSRIFPIFLPHAGCPGRCLFCNQTAQSGTDAATSHIALEQTLSVIATELEERRRRAAPPVEVGFYGGTFTALPYPWPERFLHLVAGFQADGIVSKIRCSTRPDAITPARLAELAPCGLDTIELGVQTFDDTVLQTSGRHLNADTIRTACQLVKDAGLRLGIQLLPGLPGHTPEHFFADIDESIRLAPDLIRIYPCLVLRHTGLHTLYKKGLFVPWKEEDTVEALRQVLPRLWAARIHIARIGLAATEELSAAFIAGPHHPAIAAKSAGLALFDTIRPRLHRIPGPKTLFYPARLQGMLYGHRGQCRSLYALHHLTTKTMRPWSHPHFALIAGAEMSLQGADSPHSNQRIA, encoded by the coding sequence GTGCCCGAAAGAGAAAAATCACGTATCTTCCCGATATTTCTGCCTCATGCCGGTTGCCCTGGCCGATGCTTGTTTTGCAACCAGACGGCGCAATCCGGAACGGACGCCGCAACCAGCCATATCGCCTTGGAACAAACGCTTTCCGTCATTGCAACCGAACTGGAAGAACGTCGCCGACGCGCAGCCCCCCCCGTGGAAGTCGGATTTTACGGAGGAACGTTTACCGCGCTTCCTTATCCATGGCCGGAACGATTTCTTCATCTCGTTGCCGGTTTTCAAGCTGACGGCATTGTTTCCAAAATCCGATGCTCCACCAGACCCGATGCCATTACGCCTGCCCGCCTTGCTGAACTCGCTCCGTGTGGACTCGATACCATCGAACTCGGTGTGCAAACGTTTGACGATACCGTCCTGCAAACGTCCGGACGCCATCTCAACGCCGACACGATACGAACCGCCTGTCAGCTCGTTAAAGATGCCGGCCTGCGACTTGGTATTCAACTTTTACCCGGTCTTCCTGGTCACACCCCTGAACATTTTTTTGCTGACATCGATGAATCGATTCGCTTGGCTCCCGATCTTATACGTATATACCCTTGTCTGGTGCTGCGTCACACCGGTCTGCATACGCTGTATAAAAAAGGACTCTTTGTTCCCTGGAAGGAAGAGGACACCGTGGAAGCATTACGCCAAGTTCTTCCTCGGCTCTGGGCCGCCCGTATTCACATTGCTCGTATCGGACTGGCAGCGACGGAGGAATTATCGGCGGCTTTTATCGCCGGTCCTCACCATCCGGCAATTGCCGCCAAAAGTGCCGGACTTGCCCTGTTCGATACCATAAGGCCGCGTCTTCACCGCATTCCCGGTCCTAAGACCCTGTTTTATCCCGCCCGACTTCAGGGCATGCTGTACGGACACCGCGGACAATGCCGCTCCCTTTACGCCCTGCATCACTTGACGACCAAAACCATGCGCCCTTGGTCGCACCCACACTTTGCCCTCATCGCCGGTGCGGAGATGTCCTTGCAGGGAGCAGATTCCCCACACTCCAATCAGAGGATCGCATAA
- a CDS encoding mechanosensitive ion channel family protein — MLDTRFSTARVGGFVLLLFVMWAASFCPVHAAPMPFNPMSVLPKKAAETPKATPEPMPTKIPALKSDKTVEEYFHEVVDDLDETGDTIESRLDAIIAAINNTGAGVRIALSRVSDQYSGSIFAGLIVAACIFLFAGFFEWIFRRIIRPARQRLESYPSENPFSNYLRAFLLLLLHGAAIAIFFSIALALISWFLPKESMARHLAVLFLPHLYYIRVFVLGLRIILGPNASAARLMPISDKAALYYYRWIAFIFILSPCLSFAKSILKSGGINPNLVDAFDIINVIIPCFIIVFLIWAGKEKGRRAILAMAMNPERDRFTPAFANSWHVLATAYVLGLMLVRIAATIMNVPNMGWTLLLSFCSVPAVITLDRMAWNTLKSALPPPPHEDHDHDYDHDDDKPRFNHHAITIQTGFRLCLAFSLLFLLMRIWGLDFKFGDTFIKAVFSIIGTAVAGFFAWEWIRSAIDKRLAPEPGEEEEEAEEMGAGGSRKTTLLTLFKKFILFCIFSATILIILSAIGINIGPLLAGAGIAGVAIGFGAQTLVKDILSGIFFLLDDSFRIGDYVESGSNRGTVEHISIRSLRLRHPRGKIQVIPYGSLGSITNYSRDWAVMKLDIRVPYNTDLEKVRKIVKKIGKRLGADEELGPKFLSPLKSQGVREIDDSALIMRVKFKTRPGDQFILRREVYKNIQQDFAKNGIEFAPKKVTVQLPEAGSDAPVDKAALAAAALAASEEAGKKGE, encoded by the coding sequence ATGCTCGATACCCGTTTCAGTACAGCACGCGTCGGTGGGTTTGTTTTGCTTCTTTTTGTCATGTGGGCGGCATCTTTTTGCCCGGTCCATGCCGCTCCCATGCCGTTCAACCCCATGTCAGTCCTCCCGAAAAAAGCGGCCGAAACGCCAAAAGCAACGCCGGAACCAATGCCCACGAAGATACCGGCACTGAAATCAGACAAAACCGTCGAAGAATATTTCCACGAGGTCGTTGATGACCTTGATGAGACCGGCGATACAATCGAATCTCGTCTCGATGCCATTATCGCCGCAATCAACAATACCGGGGCTGGAGTGCGCATTGCGTTATCGCGTGTTTCCGATCAATACAGCGGCTCCATTTTTGCCGGGCTCATTGTCGCCGCCTGTATATTTCTTTTTGCCGGTTTTTTTGAATGGATCTTCAGGCGGATTATCCGTCCGGCCAGGCAACGCCTCGAATCCTATCCTTCGGAAAATCCATTTTCCAATTATCTCCGCGCGTTCCTTTTACTCCTTCTGCATGGCGCCGCCATTGCCATCTTTTTCAGCATTGCTCTTGCTTTAATCTCCTGGTTTCTTCCCAAAGAGAGCATGGCCCGACATCTTGCCGTTCTTTTTTTGCCGCATCTCTATTATATCCGAGTGTTCGTGTTGGGATTGCGCATTATTCTTGGGCCCAACGCTTCAGCCGCCCGCCTCATGCCGATTTCTGACAAGGCGGCCCTCTATTATTACCGTTGGATTGCGTTTATATTCATCCTGAGCCCTTGTCTCAGTTTTGCAAAGAGCATCCTCAAATCCGGCGGTATCAACCCCAATCTGGTTGATGCATTCGATATCATCAATGTCATCATTCCCTGCTTCATTATTGTCTTCTTGATTTGGGCCGGCAAAGAGAAAGGGCGTCGCGCCATACTCGCTATGGCAATGAACCCGGAACGTGACCGCTTCACTCCGGCATTTGCCAATTCCTGGCATGTGCTGGCCACAGCCTATGTCCTCGGTTTGATGCTTGTTCGAATCGCGGCCACCATCATGAATGTCCCCAATATGGGGTGGACATTGTTACTGAGCTTTTGCAGCGTTCCCGCGGTGATTACTCTCGACCGTATGGCTTGGAACACCTTGAAGTCGGCGCTTCCCCCGCCGCCTCATGAAGACCACGATCATGACTATGACCACGATGACGATAAGCCACGATTCAATCACCACGCCATCACTATTCAGACTGGTTTTCGATTGTGCCTTGCCTTTTCCCTGCTCTTTCTGCTCATGCGCATTTGGGGACTCGATTTCAAATTTGGCGACACATTCATTAAAGCCGTCTTCAGTATCATAGGTACGGCAGTTGCCGGATTTTTTGCTTGGGAATGGATTCGCTCTGCCATCGACAAACGCCTTGCTCCTGAGCCAGGAGAAGAGGAAGAAGAAGCCGAAGAAATGGGCGCTGGCGGTTCGCGGAAAACCACACTGCTGACCCTCTTTAAAAAATTCATCTTGTTTTGCATCTTTTCGGCAACAATACTTATCATCCTGTCCGCCATCGGCATCAACATCGGCCCACTTCTTGCCGGGGCAGGTATTGCCGGTGTCGCCATCGGATTTGGCGCTCAAACGTTGGTAAAGGATATTCTTTCCGGCATTTTCTTTTTACTTGATGACTCTTTTCGCATCGGTGATTACGTGGAAAGCGGCTCCAACCGCGGAACAGTGGAACACATATCCATTCGGTCGTTGCGTTTACGACATCCACGAGGGAAAATTCAGGTCATCCCGTATGGCTCTCTCGGTTCCATTACCAACTACAGCCGAGACTGGGCGGTGATGAAACTTGATATTCGTGTGCCGTATAATACCGATCTGGAGAAGGTACGGAAAATCGTCAAGAAAATCGGCAAGCGTCTGGGGGCTGATGAAGAACTCGGACCAAAGTTTCTTTCACCACTCAAATCGCAAGGCGTTCGCGAAATTGACGATTCCGCATTGATTATGCGCGTGAAGTTCAAAACACGTCCAGGAGATCAATTTATTCTGCGTCGTGAAGTCTACAAAAATATCCAGCAAGACTTTGCCAAGAACGGCATTGAGTTCGCGCCGAAAAAAGTCACGGTGCAACTGCCTGAAGCAGGGTCGGACGCACCGGTCGACAAAGCGGCTTTGGCTGCGGCTGCTTTGGCCGCCAGCGAAGAGGCTGGAAAGAAAGGTGAGTAA